GCATAATCATCACTACTTAGTGTCAATTTTAAAGAACCGTCTGCTTCAGTTACGTTATTAGGATTAAAACTATGCCATGAAGGCAATTGTGATATGCATCATCAGTATTGGTGCTTTTATTCCAATATTCAGGATTAACTTCATTGTCATTAAATTCATCGTTAAAGATTAATTGCCATCCCGGTTTATAAATTGGTGATGGCGGAGAATTATAACCGACTTGCTTATAACTTGAATACCAAACATCACAAAGGTGTTGAGACTTTAAACATGCGCTTAATGCCAGTAAATAAAAAATTGTTGTTTTCAAAGCGCGCCATTTATTTAATGATGCCTATTAATAATAAAAATATAAAATTATAATGAAAAGATATAATTTGACAAAAACCTTTCAACAGATGGAATTTTAAACGTAAAGTATTATTATTTTAATTCAGGGATATCATTCATCTCAATTATCTGATAATCAGGGTTTTCACATGTAGTTTCAGGTAGGTTATTGCTTCCAGCAAAAGTAAATTTTATATCTAGTTTTTGAATTCCCTTAATGATTCAATATCCGGTATTGTATTATAAACAATAAAATCGGTATAAAACATGGCCTCAATTGGACGGGGATAGTTAAACAGAATTGCTTTACCATGATTGGTTTCACCCAGTTTTTTTAAATCTTTTACCCATTCGGTAGAAGTTGTGTTTGGGTTTAACATTTTGGTTCGTTCTACACAATATCTAAAGGGAAGTAAAATTAGCAAGGCCAAAATAATGATTGCAAAAACTCTTTTAATTCCACTAAATTTTAATTCATTTATTTTATCATAAAACAATCCTGTAATAATAAATAGAGCCGGAGCAGTAAATAAAATGTAACCCTGCATTTTGGTTTCGGCAATTGTAAAAAAGATTACTGGTATAAATACCCAAATTAATAATGCATATTGTTTATTCAAAAACTTACGTTTTAGGGTTTGTATGGTAAACCATATTAGCGGTAAATAAATTAAATCGCCATAACTTATTCTTAGCCTTGCTAAAAAAAACCACCTGTCCTCCGATCGACCTTCAAGTGCTTCAGTTAAATGCAAATTATTATAATATTGCTCCCATGCTGTTTCAAGTGGAAAGGCCTTGGCGCTATAAATTTGCCAGGGTAGTGCTACAACAACTAAGGCGAATACCAGCAATGCCAATTGCCTGAAAATTTGCTGTTTTGAAAATTTATCGCTGTCATAAACAAGTATAAACCAGATTGGTAATAC
This genomic interval from Bacteroidota bacterium contains the following:
- a CDS encoding phospholipid carrier-dependent glycosyltransferase, with the protein product MFFIQLAVFFCIKFINTEKKAYNILVGVAIGFAILTKWLPALIVLPIWFILVYDSDKFSKQQIFRQLALLVFALVVVALPWQIYSAKAFPLETAWEQYYNNLHLTEALEGRSEDRWFFLARLRISYGDLIYLPLIWFTIQTLKRKFLNKQYALLIWVFIPVIFFTIAETKMQGYILFTAPALFIITGLFYDKINELKFSGIKRVFAIIILALLILLPFRYCVERTKMLNPNTTSTEWVKDLKKLGETNHGKAILFNYPRPIEAMFYTDFIVYNTIPDIESLREFKN